The DNA segment GACTTTACCCCGGCCATTGAAAAAGCCCTGGAACTGCCCGGCTTTCCGGCAGACACGGACAAGGGGAAGGTGACCGTCGGTTTCGCCAGAAACGCGGTCCTTGGTGTGGCCGACAAGGTCGTTGAAGCCGTCAAGAATAAGGATCTCAGGCACTTTTTCCTCGTTGCCGGCTGCGACGGGGCCAAGCCGGGCCGGAACTATTACACGGAATTTGTTGAAAAAGTGCCCGAGGACTGTGTGGTGCTGACCCTGGCATGCGGCAAATTCCGGTTTTTTGACAAGGATCTGGGCGATATCGGCGGGATTCCGAGGCTCCTGGATGTGGGCCAGTGCAATGACGCCTATTCCGCCATTCAGATCGCCTCCGCCCTGGCGGACGCATTCGGCGTGGAGGTCAATGATCTGCCGCTTTCCATGGTACTTTCCTGGTATGAACAGAAAGCGGTGGCCATCCTGTTGACCCTGCTTTACCTGGGGATTCGCGACATCCGGCTGGGGCCGAGTCTGCCGGCGTTTGTGTCGGAAAACGTGCTTAACGTGCTGGTGGACAAATTCAATATCATGCCCATCAATACGCCGGATGAGGATTTGCAGGCCATTTTGGGCTAGACGGGAATTTACCGACTTGTCATTATCGAGGAGCGGCAGCGACGAGAAATCTTTGTGCGATATAAGCAACTGAAAGATCTCTCGCTGTCGCTCGAGATGACAATTTAAGTAAAATTGAACAATTTAAAACCAGATTTGCAGAAAATAATTGTTACAATCCGATTTAATATAAGGAAATCCTAATATGATGGAGCGACATGAGCTGTTCAAAGATGTGGGATTCAAGGAGAATGCGCCGTACAATTACCTGGTCCATGACTCCCCGTATTTCAAGGTAATCAATTTTAACTTTAAGGCCGGGCAAACGCTGCCGGTCCACTCCCATGATATTGAAGGTCAGCTGACCATTGCGGTTCTGGAGGGCCGGGGCAAGTTTCTGGGAAAAGACGGGGCGGAGATACCCGCAGAGACCGGGGATGTCCTGGTCTCTGATATCGCCGAGCCCCACGGCGTCGAAGCAGAAACCGACATGCGGGTGCTGGTCACCATTGCCCCGCCGATATAGGGTGTGACTTTTATGGAACGCGTTGAAAAATATATCCCTCCGCCGAACAACCGAACCCATGATAGGGATTCAACCTTTTTAAGCGAGGTGGTTCGGCGCTCCGGGGTCAATGTCAGCCTCTGCTGGCACTGCCGGTGCTGCGGAAGCGGCTGCCCCTTTGCCGCGGATATGGATTATCTGCCCAATACCATCCTTCGGCTGGTCCAGTTCGGCTTGAAAAGGGAAGCCCTTGAAAGTTCGGCCATTTGGATATGCGTCGGATGTCATACCTGTTCCATGGAATGCCCCCAGGCGATCGATATGGCGGCGGTCATGGACACGCTTCGGGAGATGGCGATGGAGTCCGGAATTCAGGTGGGGGAGCCGGATATTTTAAAGTTCCACAACGAGGTGCTGAAATCCATCCACCGATACGGCCGGACCCATAAACTGGAAATCATGATGCGCTACAAGCTGTGGAAGCAGGATTGGTTCAAGGATCTGGATGTAGGGCTGAAGATGCTTTCAAAGCGCAAGCTTGACCTGATGCCGTCAAAAGTCAGAAATCTTGGAAAAATCCGGCAGTTGTTTGTTGCGGAGCGGGAGGAGAAAAAGAAATGAATCCGGGCCGGTTAAAGGAGATTTCATATTTTCCCGGGTGTTCTCTTGCCACCTCGGCACGGGAAAATAATCAGTCAATGTTAACGTTTTGCCGGCAATCCGGCATCGATCTGGTTGAGCTGGATGACTGGAACTGCTGCGGGTCATCATCCGCCCATAGTGTCGACCCGGAAGTCGGATCTCAGCTGCCCGCCCGGAACCTTTCACTGGCCCCGGCCGGCCGCCCCCTGCTTGCCGCATGCCCCAGCTGTTATCTCCGTCTGAAAATAACCCATCAAAAGCTTTTAAAGGACAAAGACGCCCGGAGAGCGTATCATTCGCGCTGGGGCCGGCCCTTTAATCCGGAACTTGAAATCATCCATTTTTTTGATTTGCTGGCCGGCATGGCCGATGCCGGCAACTTTGGGGATCGCTTAAACCGGCTTAAGGGATTGCGGTTTGTGCCGTATTATGGCTGTATGCTGGCAAGGCCGCCGCAATTGCGAAACGAAAGAAACTTCCATGGCACCATGGAAAACTTTCTTTCATCCCTGGGGGCGGAACCGCTGCCCTGGTCCCATAAGTCCCGATGCTGCGGCACGTTTTTATCGGTTTCCCGACCGGATATTGCCGCCCGGAGTGTACGCAAAATTATGGACGGCGCCGCCCAGGCAGGGGCTGAATGTGTGGTCACCGCCTGCGCCATGTGCCATTTAAATCTTGAAATCCGGAGTGCGCTGCCGGGAAAGATACCGGTGCTGCATTTTTCGGAACTGCTCTCCCTTGCCATGGGCATTGGCGGCGGTATGGGCTGGTTCCGCCGGCACCTGATCGATCCGCGCCCGCTGCTCAAGTCCCGCCGACTGATCGCCTGATTATCCGCTCGGGATTGAACTTTAAAGATTACGAATTATCTTTAGTTAAGCCACAATGTGGTATCTAAATTTAGGTAGCAGTGTGTGGGCGGATTTTACTCAACTTGAAAAACAGTTTAGGATAAAGGGTGTTTGAAAAGGGGGTGTTAGCCATGTGGGAATATACGGACGAAGTCAAAGATCATTTTTTGAACCCCCGCAATGTCGGGGAAATTGAAGATGCCGACGGCGTGGGGGAAGTCGGATCAATGGCATGCGGCGATGCGCTGCGCCTGATGCTCAAGGTCGATGAAAACCAGCGGATTGCGGATGTGAAGTTTCAGACATTCGGGTGCGCCAGTGCCATTGCTTCATCCTCGGCCCTTACCGAACTGGTCAAGGGGATGACCCTTGAAGAAGCGGAAAAAATCACCAACGACAATATCGCCGAATATCTGGGCGGGCTTCCCAAAGAAAAAATACATTGTTCCGTGATGGGCCAGGATGCCCTTAAACAGGCGATTTTAAACTATCGCGGGGTTCGTGAGGCCCCGGCGGCCGAAGGCAATGTGGTGTGTGAATGCTTCGGGGTCACGGACAAGCAGATTGAAGACGTGGTAAAGGCCCATGATCTGAAAACCATTGAGGATGTCACGGATTATATAAAAGCCGGCGGGGGGTGTGGCAATTGCCATGAAAATATTCAGGCCATAATTGACACGGTGCACAAAAGAGAAGCGCAGCCGGCGGCTGCCGGAAAAAAGCTTACCAATGTTGAGAAAATCAAGAGGATTGAGGAGACATTAGAGCGGGAGGTCAAGCCGGCACTTAAAAAAGACGGCGGCAGTATTGAGCTGATCGATGTGGAGGGCGACACCGTTTACGTGAAGCTCATCGGCACCTGCATGAATTGCGCTACTTCCGATGTTACGCTCAAGCATTTTGTGGAGGCCAAGCTGCAGGAATTCGTCACACCGGAGCTGGTGGTTAAGGAGGTCAAACAATGACTGTGATCTATATGGATAATAATGCCACCACCCGGGTGGCAGACGCGGTCCTGGACGAGATGATGCCTTATTTTACCGAGTTCTACGGCAATCCGTCGAGTATGCATTCGTTCGGCGGGCAGGTGGGCCAGAAAATCAGTGCGGCAAGGGGAAAAATAGCTGAGCTGATCGGGGCATCGCCGGAGGAGATTATCTTTACCGGAAGCGGCACGGAAAGCGACAACACCGCCATAATGGCGGCGCTTAAAGCCCATCCGAACAAGAAACATATTATCACCTCCCGGGTTGAGCATCCGGCGATTAAAAATCTGTTCGAACATTTGGCCAAAACCGGCTACCGGGTGACCTGGGTACCGGTGGATCGCCACGGCATGCTGGATCTGGATTATCTGTATGCGCATTTAAGCGATGATACCGCGGTTGTCAGCCTGATGTGGGCGAACAACGAAACCGGCGTTATTTTTCCGATCGAAGAGATTGCGGACCGGTTAAGATCGCGGGGCATCGTCTTTCATACAGATGCGGTCCAGGCCGTGGGGAAAATACCGGTGGATGTGGGCCGCACCGGGGTGGACATGCTCTCGCTGTCCGGGCACAAACTTTATGCGCCAAAGGGGGTCGCAACGCTTTATGTGAAAAAGGGAACTCGGTTTGCGCCGTTTCTAATCGGCGGCCACCAGGAGCGCGGCAGGCGGGGCGGAACGGAAAACACCCCGGGGATTATCGGACTGGGAAAGGCGGCGGAGCTTGCCGGAGAGCATTTGCAAGATGATATGGCCCGGGTTAAGTCGTTGCGGGACAAACTGGAATCCGCTATACTGGAGAATATTCCGAATGTTTTGCTAAACGGCGATAAAGATCGCCGGCTGCCGAATACGCTGAGCGTCAGTTTTGAATATGTGGAGGGTGAAGCCATCCTGTTGATGCTGGATCAGCTGGGTATCTGTGCATCGTCCGGCTCCGCCTGTACATCCGGCTCGCTTGAGCCCTCGCATGTTCTCCGCGCCATGGGGGTGCCTTTTACCGCCGCGCACGGTTCTATCCGGCTCAGCCTGAGCGTCTACAATACGGATGAGGAGGTTGATTTTGTGATTGATAACCTCCCGGCGGTCATTGACCGTCTCCGGCATATGTCGCCTTTCTGGAAGCGGGCCGCCTGCCAGACGCAGTAGATAAGGCGCTGAGGCACTAAGGCACTGAGGCACTGAGTCTCTTAAACCCTGAACTGTGAACTCGAAACATTTGGCGGATGCGCTATCGCTTATCCACCCTGCTGATTCGTACTGAGGCAATGAGGTAATGAGGCAATGAGGCACGGTAAATTTGTTCTATCTATTTTTCAGGCGGGCACGGTGGTCCCGCCCTACGCGATAATGCCGACATTTTGTAGGGTCGGCCACCGTGCCGACCTTACATGCTTAAAAGAAGGCTGAAACAGGCTATTAACTATGAAACCAGATGATGAAGCCCGCAGGGCGTCCGCCTGCCGCGATGAAATTTATAGTTATTCCAGATACCGCAGCCGGCTCAATGAGCTGGTGGATCGAATAGCCAGCGGCTGCGATGACACGCGCTGCTATTCCCATGTCGACTATGAGCAGCTGCCCTCGCGGACCGCGGTAATAGAGATGATCCATAAATTCCGGGAAATTCTGTTTCCCGGCTACTTCAGCCGGGCGAAGCTCGATCCGGCCAATTTAAGCTATCATATCGGCCAGACCGTGTCCGAACTTTTTGATATCCTGGCCGAGCAGATTTCGCGAAGCATCCGCCACGAGTGTTATAAATATGATCTTGAGTGCTCGGACTGCACGGAACAGGGCTATCAGCATGCGCTTGGCCTGATTGAAGCCATTCCGGAGATCCAGGATATTCTCGCCCAGGATGTGATCGCCTGCTTTGAGGGCGATCCGGCGGCAAAAAGCTATGATGAGATTATTTTCAGCTATCCGGGGATACTGGCCATTACCGTGCACCGGATTGCCAGGCGGCTTCACGAGATGGGGATTCCGCTTTTGCCCCGGATGATGACCGAATACGTCCATTGCGAGACCGGCATTGATATTCATCCGGGTGCGGCTATCGGTGAGCGGTTTGTCATTGACCACGGGACGGGCATCGTCATCGGCGAGACCACGGAAATCGGGCCCAATGTCCGCATCTATCAGGGGGTTACTCTGGGGGCCTTATCCGTGCCCACGGACAAGAGCGATGAGATGCGGGATAAAAAGCGGCACCCCACCATTGAAGAGGGCGTGATCATCTATTCCGGGGCCACCATTTTGGGCGGGGACACGGTTATCGGCGCGCGGTCGGTTATCGGCGGCAATGTCTGGATCACCCAATCCGTGCCGCCGGGGACAACGGTATTGCTGGACTCCCCGCGGCTGATCTATCGCTGAGAAGGCAGGAAAATGACGGAGCGGCACAAATCGTTTTTAAGCGGCGAAGTAGGCCTGGGCCTGCCGGTGCATCTGATTTAACTGATCGGTCAGGTTCTGGCGAATTTTTTCGATCTGTTCTTTATCGGCATCCGCCGGGACGAAAATGGGCGGGGCATAAAAAAAGATAATATGGCTAAACGGCAGGGGCAGAAGGGTTTTATCCCAGCTGTTAAAGAGTTTTTTGCGGTTGGCCCAGCACATCACCGGAATAAGCGGAAGACCGGTTTTTTGGGCGATTTTAATAATGCCGGTCTTGGCGACGCCAAAGGGGCCTCTGGGCGCATCTGCCACCAGACCGGCACTGCACCCGGTTTGATTGACCTGTTCAATCATTTCATACATGGCTTCTTTTCCGCCCCTGGAGCTTGAGCCCCGGACGGATTGAAAACCGAACAGGCGGAGAACTCGGTTAATTAAATCCCCGTCTTTGCTTTGGCTTACCATTATCAGGCCATTTCTGTTACGGAAGTGATAGACATAGTAAAGCAGGCCCTGATGCCAGGAAACAAAAAGGAGGGGTTTATTCTTGCGAAGGTATTGATCCTCATGTTCCTTGCCGAATACGGTCACCCGGCAGGTCCGGTAGATCATCTGGGCGAGGGCATAAAAAATAAATGATGCGGCGGAAAACAGTAGCCTTGTTTTCCAGTCAATTTGTTTCTTGCTTGCCATGGTAGTTTTTTCTTACGAGGGGGCAACCATATTTATATTTATTTTAGAACCTTGCGCCACTGTCATTCCGAGGCGCGCAAGCGACGAGGAATCTTGTAGGAAAAGATTTCTCGCCGCCGCTCGAAATGACAGTATGGACGGATTTTGAGCACCTCTTTGAGTTGCTTTATTGCCATACGCCTTTTAAAAGATTTATCACCGTTTCACCCCCCTGGGTGTTGGCATATTTTAAAACAATCGGGATAAATTGGGATACCATCCCCTCATCCAGTCCCAGTTTGGAAAACTGATTCTTCACCGTATTGAGCCGATTGACATTTTCAGCGGTCTTTTTGAGCGATCCCAGTCCTTCCGCGGCATCGCCCATTTTACCGGACAACCCGGAGGATGATTCTGAAACATCCGGAGCAGCGGAAATCAATTGGCTGATCCCCGGAAGCGATTCTGAAACCTTGCCAAACTCGTCTTCCGAAAGACCCTTCTGAGCCATCTGGAACAGGGAGCCGGCCCCGCCGGTGGCCTGTTTTTCAGTTACCCCCAGCTGATCGGTAAGCATTTTGACAAGGCCCATTGCGTTTGATGTATCCGCGGAAAAAGCCGGGCCGGTCCAAAGGAAACCGAGCAGGCCGCATATGATCCCGATACGAATAAAAACTCCTGTTTTCATAATAATTTCTCCAATGGCTATAAGATTCTGATGGATTAATGGGGTTAACCCGAGAGGTTAACCTAAAAATAATGGTTCAATTTTCGCGCTAAACTAATCCAACTTTATTATCCCAGTGGGGCAAACGCAAGGCGATATTAAAATTTTTGGACTTTATGGTTTGAATTTATTGCATGCCAGGGATATTCTTACAAGTATTGACGGCTTAGCCGGGCATCGGTTTTTAATCTTCAGCTGACGAAGGATCAATAATTATGAAAGTCTTTTCTACCGTCCGGTATACGATCGGGGCGACCCCTTTGGTTCGGCTTAAAAGGATGAGCGCGGACCTGAACGCGGAAATTTTGGTAAAACTCGAGTTCTTTAATCCCCTGGGAAGCGTCAAGGACCGGATTGCCGCGGCCATGATCGAAGCTGCCGAAAAAGAGGGGAAAATCGGACCGGATACCCTGATTGTGGAGCCTACCAGCGGCAACACCGGCATTGCGCTGGCCTTTATCTGTGCCGCCAAGGGCTACCGGCTCTGTCTGACCATGCCGGAGACCATGAGCATGGAGCGCAGAAAGCTCCTTTCCCATCTCGGGGCGGAGCTCGTTTTGACCGAGGGCAAATACGGGATTAAGGGGGCGGTTCAGACCGCACAGGAGATTTTAGCCGCCAATAAGAACGCCTTTATGCCGGATCAGTTCTCCAATCCCGCCAATGCCAAAATTCACCGGGAGACCACAGCCGAAGAGATCTGGAATGATACCGAAGGCGGGGTGGATATTTTTGTGGCGGGTGTGGGCACGGGCGGCACGATTACGGGGGTGGCCCAAATGATCAAGGAGCGAAAGTCCGGATTTAAGTCAGTGGCCGTGGAGCCCGCGGATTCGGCTGTACTCTCCGGCGGGGAGCCGGGCCCCCATAAACTCCAGGGCCTTGGCGCCGGTTTTGTACCGGAGGTGCTGGACCGCTCGGTTATCGATGAGGTGCTTACTGTGGGGGCCGGGGAATCCTTTGAAACCGCCCGTCGGCTGGCCCGGGAAGAAGGGCTTTTGTGCGGGATTTCGTCAGGTTCCAATGTGGCGGCCGCCCTGCGCATCGCCGCACGGGAAGAGGCCGCAGGGAAAACCATCGTCACGGTGCTGCCCAGCACCGGTGAGCGCTATATCAGCACGGACCTTTTTTTATCCGAGTAAGTTCTTAGAAAGGAAAACCTCTATGCCAGATTCCTATCAGTTCAATACCCTTTGCCTGCATGCCGGGCATACGCCGGATGCTGAGACCCGTTCCCGGGCGGTGCCGGTTTACCGGACCACCTCCTATGTATTTGATGATTCTGATTACGCGGCGGATCTTTTTTCCATGCGGCGGCCGGGCAACATCTATACCCGGATGATGAATCCCACGCAGGCGGTGCTGGAGAACCGAATGGCCGCTTTGGAGGGCGGGGCCGACGCCCTGGCCCTGGCATCCGGCACTGCGGCCATCTATTATTCGATCATCAATATCTGTGCTGCCGGCGATGAGGTGGTTTCCGCCAACAATCTCTACGGCGGCACCGTCACCATGTTCAACAACATTCTGCCGCAGTTCGATATTCGGGTGAGCTTCGTGGATCCGCGGGAACCTAAAAATTTTGAGGCGGCCATTACGGAGAAAACCCGGGCGCTTTTCATGGAAACAATCGGCAATCCGGCCCTTGAGGTCACAGATATCCGGGCGGTGGCTGAAATCGGGAAAAAATATCAGCTGCCGGTTATTGTGGACGCAACCTTTACCACGCCGTATCTTTTGCGGCCCATTGATTACGGGGCGGACATCGTGGTCCATTCCCTGTCCAAATGGATCGGCGGCCATGGCACGGGCATCGGCGGGATCGTGGTAGACGGCGGCAAGTTCGACTGGACCGATGCCAAGTTTGGACTTTACAATACCCCGGATCCCAGCAATTTCAATTTGCGATTCGCCCACGACCTGGGCGTGGATAATCACAAGGCGTTTATTATCCGGATGCGGCAGGTCCCGCTTCGCAACCTGGGCGCCTGTATCTCCCCGGACAACGCCTGGCTGTTTCTGCAGGGCCTGGAGACCCTGCCGCTTCGGATGGAGCGGCATTGCGAAAACGCCATGAAAGTGGCGA comes from the Desulfobacterales bacterium genome and includes:
- the nifS gene encoding cysteine desulfurase NifS produces the protein MTVIYMDNNATTRVADAVLDEMMPYFTEFYGNPSSMHSFGGQVGQKISAARGKIAELIGASPEEIIFTGSGTESDNTAIMAALKAHPNKKHIITSRVEHPAIKNLFEHLAKTGYRVTWVPVDRHGMLDLDYLYAHLSDDTAVVSLMWANNETGVIFPIEEIADRLRSRGIVFHTDAVQAVGKIPVDVGRTGVDMLSLSGHKLYAPKGVATLYVKKGTRFAPFLIGGHQERGRRGGTENTPGIIGLGKAAELAGEHLQDDMARVKSLRDKLESAILENIPNVLLNGDKDRRLPNTLSVSFEYVEGEAILLMLDQLGICASSGSACTSGSLEPSHVLRAMGVPFTAAHGSIRLSLSVYNTDEEVDFVIDNLPAVIDRLRHMSPFWKRAACQTQ
- a CDS encoding cupin domain-containing protein, whose protein sequence is MMERHELFKDVGFKENAPYNYLVHDSPYFKVINFNFKAGQTLPVHSHDIEGQLTIAVLEGRGKFLGKDGAEIPAETGDVLVSDIAEPHGVEAETDMRVLVTIAPPI
- a CDS encoding O-acetylhomoserine aminocarboxypropyltransferase/cysteine synthase family protein, with protein sequence MPDSYQFNTLCLHAGHTPDAETRSRAVPVYRTTSYVFDDSDYAADLFSMRRPGNIYTRMMNPTQAVLENRMAALEGGADALALASGTAAIYYSIINICAAGDEVVSANNLYGGTVTMFNNILPQFDIRVSFVDPREPKNFEAAITEKTRALFMETIGNPALEVTDIRAVAEIGKKYQLPVIVDATFTTPYLLRPIDYGADIVVHSLSKWIGGHGTGIGGIVVDGGKFDWTDAKFGLYNTPDPSNFNLRFAHDLGVDNHKAFIIRMRQVPLRNLGACISPDNAWLFLQGLETLPLRMERHCENAMKVANFLKSHSGVEWVRYPGLADDPAHPVASRYLTKGFGAMVLFGIKGGREAGRRFIDRLKLFSHLANVGDAKSLALHPASTTHSQLTEEQQLAGGLSPDMIRLSVGIESIDDIRADLEQALAG
- the cysK gene encoding cysteine synthase A, translating into MKVFSTVRYTIGATPLVRLKRMSADLNAEILVKLEFFNPLGSVKDRIAAAMIEAAEKEGKIGPDTLIVEPTSGNTGIALAFICAAKGYRLCLTMPETMSMERRKLLSHLGAELVLTEGKYGIKGAVQTAQEILAANKNAFMPDQFSNPANAKIHRETTAEEIWNDTEGGVDIFVAGVGTGGTITGVAQMIKERKSGFKSVAVEPADSAVLSGGEPGPHKLQGLGAGFVPEVLDRSVIDEVLTVGAGESFETARRLAREEGLLCGISSGSNVAAALRIAAREEAAGKTIVTVLPSTGERYISTDLFLSE
- a CDS encoding heterodisulfide reductase-related iron-sulfur binding cluster; amino-acid sequence: MNPGRLKEISYFPGCSLATSARENNQSMLTFCRQSGIDLVELDDWNCCGSSSAHSVDPEVGSQLPARNLSLAPAGRPLLAACPSCYLRLKITHQKLLKDKDARRAYHSRWGRPFNPELEIIHFFDLLAGMADAGNFGDRLNRLKGLRFVPYYGCMLARPPQLRNERNFHGTMENFLSSLGAEPLPWSHKSRCCGTFLSVSRPDIAARSVRKIMDGAAQAGAECVVTACAMCHLNLEIRSALPGKIPVLHFSELLSLAMGIGGGMGWFRRHLIDPRPLLKSRRLIA
- a CDS encoding serine acetyltransferase, which encodes MKPDDEARRASACRDEIYSYSRYRSRLNELVDRIASGCDDTRCYSHVDYEQLPSRTAVIEMIHKFREILFPGYFSRAKLDPANLSYHIGQTVSELFDILAEQISRSIRHECYKYDLECSDCTEQGYQHALGLIEAIPEIQDILAQDVIACFEGDPAAKSYDEIIFSYPGILAITVHRIARRLHEMGIPLLPRMMTEYVHCETGIDIHPGAAIGERFVIDHGTGIVIGETTEIGPNVRIYQGVTLGALSVPTDKSDEMRDKKRHPTIEEGVIIYSGATILGGDTVIGARSVIGGNVWITQSVPPGTTVLLDSPRLIYR
- the nifU gene encoding Fe-S cluster assembly protein NifU, producing the protein MWEYTDEVKDHFLNPRNVGEIEDADGVGEVGSMACGDALRLMLKVDENQRIADVKFQTFGCASAIASSSALTELVKGMTLEEAEKITNDNIAEYLGGLPKEKIHCSVMGQDALKQAILNYRGVREAPAAEGNVVCECFGVTDKQIEDVVKAHDLKTIEDVTDYIKAGGGCGNCHENIQAIIDTVHKREAQPAAAGKKLTNVEKIKRIEETLEREVKPALKKDGGSIELIDVEGDTVYVKLIGTCMNCATSDVTLKHFVEAKLQEFVTPELVVKEVKQ
- a CDS encoding lysophospholipid acyltransferase family protein, giving the protein MASKKQIDWKTRLLFSAASFIFYALAQMIYRTCRVTVFGKEHEDQYLRKNKPLLFVSWHQGLLYYVYHFRNRNGLIMVSQSKDGDLINRVLRLFGFQSVRGSSSRGGKEAMYEMIEQVNQTGCSAGLVADAPRGPFGVAKTGIIKIAQKTGLPLIPVMCWANRKKLFNSWDKTLLPLPFSHIIFFYAPPIFVPADADKEQIEKIRQNLTDQLNQMHRQAQAYFAA
- a CDS encoding 4Fe-4S dicluster domain-containing protein; the protein is MERVEKYIPPPNNRTHDRDSTFLSEVVRRSGVNVSLCWHCRCCGSGCPFAADMDYLPNTILRLVQFGLKREALESSAIWICVGCHTCSMECPQAIDMAAVMDTLREMAMESGIQVGEPDILKFHNEVLKSIHRYGRTHKLEIMMRYKLWKQDWFKDLDVGLKMLSKRKLDLMPSKVRNLGKIRQLFVAEREEKKK
- a CDS encoding DUF2780 domain-containing protein encodes the protein MKTGVFIRIGIICGLLGFLWTGPAFSADTSNAMGLVKMLTDQLGVTEKQATGGAGSLFQMAQKGLSEDEFGKVSESLPGISQLISAAPDVSESSSGLSGKMGDAAEGLGSLKKTAENVNRLNTVKNQFSKLGLDEGMVSQFIPIVLKYANTQGGETVINLLKGVWQ